A stretch of the Vigna radiata var. radiata cultivar VC1973A chromosome 7, Vradiata_ver6, whole genome shotgun sequence genome encodes the following:
- the LOC106765941 gene encoding trihelix transcription factor ASR3-like translates to MRGFHILHLELSLGQNTNTNSNRNPNPVDCVDVRGEGGDDGGKAPRLPRWTRQEILVLIQGKRDAENKFRRGRTTGLPLGSGQVEPKWASVSSYCRKHGVNRGPVQCRKRWSNLAGDYKKIKEWEPQIKEESDSFWVVRNDLRRDRKLPGFFDKEVYDILDSGSQGSALALALSSPPSNDSNGVQGHAHGHGHQKRLKPSWGDENYMSKGPLIVEEAIDDEKSDKDLDFERNNDG, encoded by the exons ATGAGAGGTTTCCACATCCTTCATCTTGAATTGTCGCTCGGTCAGAATACGAATACGAATTCGAATAGGAATCCGAACCCAGTTGATTGCGTGGATGTTCGGGGTGAGGGTGGAGACGACGGAGGGAAAGCGCCAAGACTGCCTCGGTGGACGAGGCAAGAAATTCTGGTTCTGATACAGGGAAAGAGAGATGCTGAGAACAAATTCAGGAGGGGCCGAACGACCGGATTGCCATTAGGGTCGGGTCAGGTGGAGCCCAAATGGGCATCGGTCTCTTCCTACTGCAGAAAACATGGAGTCAACAGAGGTCCGGTTCAGTGCCGGAAAAGGTGGAGCAATTTGGCCGGAGACTACAAGAAGATCAAAGAATGGGAACCTCAGATAAAAGAGGAGTCGGATTCCTTTTGGGTCGTGAGAAACGATTTAAGGAGAGACCGAAAATTGCCCGGATTTTTTGACAAGGAAGTTTATGATATTCTCGATTCAGGCTCCCAAGGTTCGGCGTTGGCTCTCGCTCTTTCATCGCCTCCTTCAAATGACAGTAACGGTGTGCAAGGACATGCACATGGACATGGACACCAAAAGAGG TTGAAGCCTTCATGGGGAGATGAGAATTACATGAGCAAAGGGCCCCTGATTGTGGAAGAGGCAATAGATGATGAAAAAAGTGATAAAGACCTCGACTTTGAAAGAAACAACGATGGTTGA
- the LOC106768580 gene encoding endochitinase isoform X2, which yields MGTMKLCSLMLCLLLASVLGATAEQCGKQAGGALCPNGLCCSKFGWCGDTDSYCGEGCQSQCKSGPKPTPTPSTPTPSTGARSFSGFGTTGDDNTRKKEIAAFLAQTSHETTGGWGSAPDGPYAWGYCFINEQNQAVYCDGGEWPCAAGKKYYGRGPIQLTHNYNYGQAGKALNLDLTNNPDLVATDATVSFKTALWFWMTAQANKPSSHDVITGRWTPSSADTSAGRVPGFGVITNIINGGIECGHGQDDRVQDRVGFYQRYCQLMGINPGGNLDCNSQRPFA from the exons ATGGGTACCATGAAACTCTGTTCTTTGATGCTATGCTTGTTGCTAGCATCCGTGCTTGGTGCGACAGCAGAACAGTGTGGTAAACAAGCTGGTGGAGCACTGTGCCCAAATGGGTTATGTTGCAGCAAATTTGGGTGGTGTGGTGACACAGATTCCTATTGTGGAGAAGGTTGCCAGAGTCAGTGTAAATCTGGCCCCAAACCTACACCTACACCTTCAACTCCAACACCTAGCACTGGTG CTCGCTCTTTCAGTGGCTTTGGCACAACCGGTGATGACAACACTCGCAAGAAGGAGATTGCTGCTTTCTTGGCCCAAACTTCTCACGAAACCACAG GAGGGTGGGGGAGTGCACCAGATGGTCCATACGCGTGGGGGTACTGTTTTATCAATGAACAAAACCAGGCAGTTTATTGTGATGGTGGAGAATGGCCATGTGCTGctggtaaaaaatattatggacGAGGACCAATCCAACTCACACA CAACTACAACTATGGACAAGCGGGTAAAGCTCTAAATCTAGATTTGACAAACAATCCGGATCTAGTGGCCACAGATGCAACTGTGTCTTTCAAAACAGCCCTCTGGTTTTGGATGACTGCACAAGCAAACAAGCCATCAAGCCACGATGTGATCACTGGAAGATGGACACCATCTAGTGCAGACACTTCAGCAGGTCGGGTTCCCGGGTTCGGTGTGATCACGAATATAATCAATGGTGGGATTGAATGCGGGCACGGGCAGGATGATCGGGTCCAAGATCGGGTCGGGTTCTACCAAAGGTACTGTCAACTGATGGGAATAAACCCCGGTGGAAACTTAGATTGTAACAGTCAAAGGCCATTTGCTTAA
- the LOC106768580 gene encoding endochitinase isoform X3, whose product MGTMKLCSLMLCLLLASVLGATAEQCGKQAGGALCPNGLCCSKFGWCGDTDSYCGEGCQSQCKSGPKPTPTPSTPTPSTARSFSGFGTTGDDNTRKKEIAAFLAQTSHETTGGWGSAPDGPYAWGYCFINEQNQAVYCDGGEWPCAAGKKYYGRGPIQLTHNYNYGQAGKALNLDLTNNPDLVATDATVSFKTALWFWMTAQANKPSSHDVITGRWTPSSADTSAGRVPGFGVITNIINGGIECGHGQDDRVQDRVGFYQRYCQLMGINPGGNLDCNSQRPFA is encoded by the exons ATGGGTACCATGAAACTCTGTTCTTTGATGCTATGCTTGTTGCTAGCATCCGTGCTTGGTGCGACAGCAGAACAGTGTGGTAAACAAGCTGGTGGAGCACTGTGCCCAAATGGGTTATGTTGCAGCAAATTTGGGTGGTGTGGTGACACAGATTCCTATTGTGGAGAAGGTTGCCAGAGTCAGTGTAAATCTGGCCCCAAACCTACACCTACACCTTCAACTCCAACACCTAGCACTG CTCGCTCTTTCAGTGGCTTTGGCACAACCGGTGATGACAACACTCGCAAGAAGGAGATTGCTGCTTTCTTGGCCCAAACTTCTCACGAAACCACAG GAGGGTGGGGGAGTGCACCAGATGGTCCATACGCGTGGGGGTACTGTTTTATCAATGAACAAAACCAGGCAGTTTATTGTGATGGTGGAGAATGGCCATGTGCTGctggtaaaaaatattatggacGAGGACCAATCCAACTCACACA CAACTACAACTATGGACAAGCGGGTAAAGCTCTAAATCTAGATTTGACAAACAATCCGGATCTAGTGGCCACAGATGCAACTGTGTCTTTCAAAACAGCCCTCTGGTTTTGGATGACTGCACAAGCAAACAAGCCATCAAGCCACGATGTGATCACTGGAAGATGGACACCATCTAGTGCAGACACTTCAGCAGGTCGGGTTCCCGGGTTCGGTGTGATCACGAATATAATCAATGGTGGGATTGAATGCGGGCACGGGCAGGATGATCGGGTCCAAGATCGGGTCGGGTTCTACCAAAGGTACTGTCAACTGATGGGAATAAACCCCGGTGGAAACTTAGATTGTAACAGTCAAAGGCCATTTGCTTAA
- the LOC106768580 gene encoding endochitinase isoform X1: MGTMKLCSLMLCLLLASVLGATAEQCGKQAGGALCPNGLCCSKFGWCGDTDSYCGEGCQSQCKSGPKPTPTPSTPTPSTGGDITRLISSSLFDQMLKYRNDGRCAGRGFYTYNAFISAARSFSGFGTTGDDNTRKKEIAAFLAQTSHETTGGWGSAPDGPYAWGYCFINEQNQAVYCDGGEWPCAAGKKYYGRGPIQLTHNYNYGQAGKALNLDLTNNPDLVATDATVSFKTALWFWMTAQANKPSSHDVITGRWTPSSADTSAGRVPGFGVITNIINGGIECGHGQDDRVQDRVGFYQRYCQLMGINPGGNLDCNSQRPFA, translated from the exons ATGGGTACCATGAAACTCTGTTCTTTGATGCTATGCTTGTTGCTAGCATCCGTGCTTGGTGCGACAGCAGAACAGTGTGGTAAACAAGCTGGTGGAGCACTGTGCCCAAATGGGTTATGTTGCAGCAAATTTGGGTGGTGTGGTGACACAGATTCCTATTGTGGAGAAGGTTGCCAGAGTCAGTGTAAATCTGGCCCCAAACCTACACCTACACCTTCAACTCCAACACCTAGCACTGGTGGTGATATCACCAGACTCATTAGCTCTTCTCTTTTCGATCAGATGCTTAAATACAGAAACGATGGACGCTGCGCTGGGCGCGGCTTCTACACTTATAACGCTTTCATTTCTGCAGCTCGCTCTTTCAGTGGCTTTGGCACAACCGGTGATGACAACACTCGCAAGAAGGAGATTGCTGCTTTCTTGGCCCAAACTTCTCACGAAACCACAG GAGGGTGGGGGAGTGCACCAGATGGTCCATACGCGTGGGGGTACTGTTTTATCAATGAACAAAACCAGGCAGTTTATTGTGATGGTGGAGAATGGCCATGTGCTGctggtaaaaaatattatggacGAGGACCAATCCAACTCACACA CAACTACAACTATGGACAAGCGGGTAAAGCTCTAAATCTAGATTTGACAAACAATCCGGATCTAGTGGCCACAGATGCAACTGTGTCTTTCAAAACAGCCCTCTGGTTTTGGATGACTGCACAAGCAAACAAGCCATCAAGCCACGATGTGATCACTGGAAGATGGACACCATCTAGTGCAGACACTTCAGCAGGTCGGGTTCCCGGGTTCGGTGTGATCACGAATATAATCAATGGTGGGATTGAATGCGGGCACGGGCAGGATGATCGGGTCCAAGATCGGGTCGGGTTCTACCAAAGGTACTGTCAACTGATGGGAATAAACCCCGGTGGAAACTTAGATTGTAACAGTCAAAGGCCATTTGCTTAA